GAGGACAGGAAAGGCTCGCGCCTCGATTCGGCATTCACTGAAGACCAAGCACTATGCCGAGTCTTTGCAGTTAGGTGAACGCCTGTTGGCTAGTGCATTGCGTCAGCAGGGAGTTGATGCTGGACTACTATCACCAGAGCTCTGGGAAAAGTTATTGCATTGGACTGGCGATAAAACGCGCGAAGAGGCCTGTGTGAATATTGCCTTGGGCCGCAGATCCTCTCAAGAGCTGGCAATTCGCTTAAATATTTTGATTGATGATGAGGGTGGCTCCGACCAAATGCGCTTGGGCGCGGCAGACTGGGTCTCCCCCCAACAAGAAATTGCCTCACACCATCATCAGCGTCAAGCCATCCTGGTGGATGGTCGCGAAGGAAACTCGATTCATTTTCAAACCTGCTGTCATCCTATTCCAGGCGATAACATTATTGGTTATCTTGGTAAGGGTGAGGGTTTGCAGGTGCATACCAATGACTGCCAAGTAGCCCTCAGAATGCTCTCTAAAGATAGTGATAAGTGGGTAGAGGTCGAGTGGGGTAAAGAGGTTAATCGGGAGTTTGAGGTTGACCTAGCGATTGATACGCATCAAGGCAAAGGCGTATTAGCTAGAGTGGCAAGCAGTGTGACTGCTGCAGATTCCAACATCATGAACGTATCGATGGATGATCGCTACAAAGAAGATGCTGTCACGATTCGTTTCACCATTCAGGTATCAGACCGCTTACATCTCGCTAAAGTCATGCGTAGTTTGCGTGCAAACCATGATGTGATGCGCGTGACCCGCGTCCGGGTTAGTTAGATTCCTGTAAATCTCTTTTATTTGTACTGAATGTCCAGGATTTCAATCTCAGTTGGGCCCGTTGGCGTTTGAATTTTGACGCAATCACCTAGGCGCGATTTGATTAAGGCTTTGGCTATAGGTGATACCCAGCTGACATGACCCAGATCTAAATCAACCTCATCGACGCCCACAATCGTAATGCTGGTCTTTTTGCCAGCATCGACACCTTCCAAGTTCTCATAAGTGACGGTGGCCCCAAAAAAGACCTGATCGGCATCGGCTTCACCCGATTTTCGGACTTGGTTATCGACCACCACAGCAAATTCAAGGCGCTGGTTGAGGAAGCGAATCCGGCGATCTATCTCCCGAA
This genomic stretch from Polynucleobacter corsicus harbors:
- the greB gene encoding transcription elongation factor GreB; its protein translation is MEEKNYITPAGHERIKSELLQLLNLDRPEVVKVVHWAASNGDRSENGDYIYGKKRLREIDRRIRFLNQRLEFAVVVDNQVRKSGEADADQVFFGATVTYENLEGVDAGKKTSITIVGVDEVDLDLGHVSWVSPIAKALIKSRLGDCVKIQTPTGPTEIEILDIQYK